AATCTAAGACCAAGGCAAAAACTCCAGCCAAACCAAATGCTAGAATAACGGTAAAGACCAAGGCCCCATTAAAGAATAGCACCCCAAAAAAGATAAAAACCGTTCAGAAAAAAGAAAAAAAGGCGGCTCCTAAAAAAGCGGTTCCAAAAAAGAAAAGCGTTACAGAGACCGTCTCCGAAGAATCCACACCAGTCGTCGAGAAGGCCAAGGTAGTTGTCAGGCAATCCTTTGATAGCGCGGACCCGGTTGTCATCAAGATTCGGGAGAAGCTTATTGAGAATCGTGCCGAAGTTTTGAAAATGCTGGAATCCTCACAGGCACTGGAAAGAGACGTGGAGGGACTCACATTCAGTAATGAGATCGACCTGGCCTCCAGCCTGGAGGGAAGAGAAATGGTCTTTCAATTATCCAGCCGGGATCGAAGGGAATTGAAACTGATTGATGATGCACTCATCAAAATTAAGGAAGGGTCTTATGGAATTTGCGAAAGTTGCGACAAAAAAATCAGCTCAAAACGCCTGCAAATTCTCCCGTTGACTACATTATGTATCGAATGCAAAGAGTCCGCTGAAAAACTTTGATCCATTTCCGGCAAATCATTTGCCGTGGCATTTTTTATATTTTTTCCCGCTTCCGCAAGGACACGGGTCATTTCTTCCGACCTTGTTTTCATCTCTGTGAACCGTTGCTGGTTTTGATTCCTCCTCAAGGGTCCCCCTATGCTCCACCATTTTAGGTTGGCGGTTAAAACTTTTTTCGGGAGGTAGCTCCGCCTCTTTCTCGATTCGGATTTTAAAAAGATATTCCGTCACCTCTTCCTGAATACGGTTCATCATAGACCGGAACATCTCGAACCCTTCTTTTTTGTATTCCGTCAAAGGATTCTTTTGCGCGTATCCTCGCAACCCAATGCCTTCCTTGAGGTGATCCATACCAAGCAGATGATCTTTCCAGAGATTATCCACGACTTGCAACATGACTGATTTTTCAACATGCCGCATGAAGCCAGGTTCGATGCCTTCAATTTTATGGTTGTAGGTTTCGGTCACGGTTTCCATGATCGCATCGTGAAGTTTTTCACGGTTGCAATGCTCCAGAGGAAGCCGCGTCTTACCATTGATTTCTATCTCTTCGTCGCTGATTTTTTCCACGCCTAAGGAAAACTGCCGTTCCAATATTTCATTGAGCGCAGAAATATCCCATTCTTCCGGATAAATTTTTTCATGAGCAATGGTACCTAGGGCGTTGTCAATCGATTCATCGGCCATATCAAGGAGGATTTCTTTTTGATTCTCTCCGGTGATGATATCTCGGCGTAACGCGTAAAACACCTCCCGTTGCCGGTTCATCACGTCGTCATATTCCAGAATATGCTTACGGATATCGAAATTGTGAGATTCCACCTTCCTCTGAGCGTTGGCCACCGCTTTACTGACCATGCTGTGTTCAATAGGTTGTCCATTCTCCATGCCCAATTTGGCCATGAGTCCTGACACCCGGTCCGAACCAAATATGCGTAGCAAATCATCCTCAAGGGATAAATAAAATCGGGAAGAGCCTTTATCTCCCTGCCTTCCTGACCGCCCGCGAAGCTGGTTATCGATGCGCCTGCTTTCGTGACGTTCCGTTCCCAGGATATGCAATCCTCCCAGCTCCGGAACACCCTCGCCCAGAACGATATCCGTTCCCCGGCCCGCCATGTTGGTGGCAATGGTCACCGCTCCCTTTTGACCGGCTTCGGCAATGATCTCCGCTTCCTTTGCATGATGTTTGGCATTGAGAACGTTGTGCTTGATACCGTATTTTTTCAGAAACCGGCTCAACCGTTCCGATCGTTCAATGGAAATTGTGCCCACCAGAACCGGTCTCCCTTCGGCATTCAGTTCCCGAATCTCATCAATGATCGCCTCAAATTTTTCCTGTTCCGTCCGGTAAATGACATCGGGGTAATCTTCCCGGATCATCGGCTGGTTGGTGGGAACCACAACGACTTCCAGCTTGTAAATGGAACTGAATTCCTGCGCTTCCGTATCCGCCGTTCCGGTCATGCCCGATAGTTTTTCATACATGCGGAAATAATTCTGAAAAGTGATGCTGGCCAGGGTCTGATTCTCATTTTCTATTTTCACCCCTTCCTTGGCCTCAAGCGCCTGATGCAATCCATCACTGTAACGGCGACCGGTCATCATCCTTCCCGTAAATTCATCAATGATCACCACCTGACCGTCGTTAACCACATAATCAACTTCATTTCTAAAAGCTGTATGGGCTTTCAAAGCTTGCTGGGCACAGTGGAGCATCTCTATATTTGCAGGATCATACAGGTTTTCTATTTTCAGCAAACCTTCCAAATAGACGATACCCTCTTCGGTCAGAGTGGATGACTTGCTCTTCTCCTCCAACTGATAATGCTTATCCTTTTGCAACTTGGG
This sequence is a window from Nitrospinota bacterium. Protein-coding genes within it:
- a CDS encoding TraR/DksA family transcriptional regulator, with protein sequence MVKKKSAAKKKPVGKKSVTTKKKVAVKNKAKSVKNKALPKKSAVKKAKPPAKTKAKSPTKTKEKTPIKARVKSKTKAKTPAKPNARITVKTKAPLKNSTPKKIKTVQKKEKKAAPKKAVPKKKSVTETVSEESTPVVEKAKVVVRQSFDSADPVVIKIREKLIENRAEVLKMLESSQALERDVEGLTFSNEIDLASSLEGREMVFQLSSRDRRELKLIDDALIKIKEGSYGICESCDKKISSKRLQILPLTTLCIECKESAEKL
- the secA gene encoding preprotein translocase subunit SecA, which produces MVFNLIQKLVGTRNNRELKRIQKYVDQVNGLEDQVKALADDALKAKTAEFMEKFQQGVSLDEILPEAFAVVREASQRTLGMRHFDVQLIGGVVLHEGKIAEMKTGEGKTLMATLPVYLNAISGKGVHVVTVNDYLARRDCEWMGTVYKFLGLSVGTIYHDMPEAERKQAYESDVTYGTNNEFGFDYLRDNMKFSEEQFVQRPLYFAIVDEVDSILIDESRTPLIISGPAEESTEKYYEVNQVIPKLQKDKHYQLEEKSKSSTLTEEGIVYLEGLLKIENLYDPANIEMLHCAQQALKAHTAFRNEVDYVVNDGQVVIIDEFTGRMMTGRRYSDGLHQALEAKEGVKIENENQTLASITFQNYFRMYEKLSGMTGTADTEAQEFSSIYKLEVVVVPTNQPMIREDYPDVIYRTEQEKFEAIIDEIRELNAEGRPVLVGTISIERSERLSRFLKKYGIKHNVLNAKHHAKEAEIIAEAGQKGAVTIATNMAGRGTDIVLGEGVPELGGLHILGTERHESRRIDNQLRGRSGRQGDKGSSRFYLSLEDDLLRIFGSDRVSGLMAKLGMENGQPIEHSMVSKAVANAQRKVESHNFDIRKHILEYDDVMNRQREVFYALRRDIITGENQKEILLDMADESIDNALGTIAHEKIYPEEWDISALNEILERQFSLGVEKISDEEIEINGKTRLPLEHCNREKLHDAIMETVTETYNHKIEGIEPGFMRHVEKSVMLQVVDNLWKDHLLGMDHLKEGIGLRGYAQKNPLTEYKKEGFEMFRSMMNRIQEEVTEYLFKIRIEKEAELPPEKSFNRQPKMVEHRGTLEEESKPATVHRDENKVGRNDPCPCGSGKKYKKCHGK